Proteins encoded by one window of Candidatus Stoquefichus sp. SB1:
- a CDS encoding RDD family protein → MEKKVSLLKRSIAFFIDLYLGALLASIPISLISLIQINQITQNIFLLDKSIAIIAIILSFVCLGFYYLYIPLFIYPGQTLGKRLMDIQIIASSKISLVKRQILFMLLFTSASHLFAQLVSLLTGYNLISLMTDITLSFSLMAIINLFITKQMLYDRLAKTYITDFSKQKTFIKNQLREEK, encoded by the coding sequence ATGGAAAAAAAGGTTTCATTGTTAAAAAGAAGTATAGCATTTTTTATTGATTTGTATTTAGGAGCATTATTAGCAAGCATTCCGATTTCTCTCATTTCATTAATCCAAATCAATCAAATAACACAAAATATTTTTTTACTAGATAAATCAATAGCAATCATCGCTATCATCTTAAGTTTTGTTTGTTTAGGTTTCTATTATCTTTATATACCACTCTTTATTTATCCAGGACAGACACTAGGAAAAAGATTAATGGACATTCAAATTATAGCTTCTTCAAAAATATCATTAGTTAAAAGACAAATTCTTTTTATGTTATTGTTTACATCAGCAAGTCATCTTTTTGCTCAATTGGTAAGTTTATTGACAGGATATAACTTGATTTCTTTAATGACAGATATCACATTATCATTTTCATTGATGGCAATAATTAATTTATTTATTACCAAACAGATGCTATATGATCGACTTGCAAAAACATATATAACAGATTTTTCAAAACAAAAAACATTTATTAAAAATCAATTAAGGGAGGAAAAATAA
- a CDS encoding DUF2262 domain-containing protein — MNQQLEEIKKFKARFDNEEKEILVLTESGMSASKSGNEQYWTVSITALAYIDMKSGELVEGKRRVEWLADDKERRSEKKIYGLEGQKIYQLIVKESLPFENEYTHDVFAKGYWLMLVDVAKRNCQNIQLENILKEYQKEVFIQPEGCQKLILDKSLNLFSGEGIWNQKECSIHLDSDGEDLETANEALITFNELMTHCDIWDQKAREYAADELTELANDWAEEDDSEITHEDFARRILISEVCASPEGDFELFYEDDDMFYGHVIIVSGNIHEGFDGADIAG; from the coding sequence ATGAATCAACAATTAGAGGAAATAAAGAAATTTAAAGCGAGATTTGATAATGAAGAAAAAGAGATACTTGTTTTAACAGAAAGTGGAATGTCAGCGAGTAAGAGTGGCAATGAGCAGTATTGGACAGTCTCTATAACAGCATTAGCATATATTGATATGAAAAGTGGAGAATTAGTTGAAGGAAAGAGACGTGTAGAATGGTTGGCAGATGATAAAGAACGTCGAAGTGAAAAAAAGATTTATGGACTTGAAGGTCAAAAAATATACCAACTAATCGTTAAAGAATCTTTACCTTTTGAAAATGAATATACACATGATGTTTTTGCAAAAGGATATTGGCTTATGTTAGTTGATGTAGCAAAAAGAAATTGCCAAAATATACAACTTGAAAATATTTTAAAAGAATACCAAAAAGAAGTTTTTATTCAACCTGAAGGATGTCAAAAACTTATTCTTGATAAATCATTAAATTTATTTAGTGGTGAGGGAATATGGAATCAAAAAGAATGTTCTATCCATTTAGATAGTGATGGTGAGGATCTTGAGACTGCCAATGAAGCATTGATAACATTCAATGAATTGATGACTCATTGTGATATATGGGATCAAAAAGCAAGAGAATATGCTGCTGATGAATTAACCGAATTAGCGAATGATTGGGCGGAAGAAGATGATTCAGAGATAACTCATGAAGATTTTGCAAGACGTATTTTGATTAGTGAAGTATGTGCATCACCTGAAGGTGACTTTGAATTGTTTTATGAAGATGATGATATGTTTTATGGACATGTCATTATTGTAAGTGGAAATATTCATGAAGGATTTGATGGAGCTGATATTGCAGGATAA
- a CDS encoding glycoside hydrolase family 1 protein, with translation MYFKETKGFPKDFLWGRASAAYQVEGGWDADGKGVTNWDKFVRIPGKTFKETTGDKAVDHYHRYKEDVKLMADMGLKTYRFSIAWARIYPNGNGEINEAGLQFYDNLINELLKYGIEPMVTVYHWDMPQALEEQYHGWEDRRIVDDYVNYATTLFKRYGDRVKYWITMNEQNIFTSFGWLKGMHPPGKENDMKTFYQVNHHANMAHAGAVLALKELYPDAKVGASFAYSPCYAFDRKPENAMAKADYDDLQNYWWMDIYAYGRYPKSAWAYLESMGVTPDIQEGDMEILRKAASLVNFMGVNYYQTCVAEYNPIDGVGMSNAMNTTGKKGTAQVQGIPGLYKNPANDFLPTTDWDWTIDPMGLRMCCRDITSRYALPIVISENGLGAFDKVEDGQVHDPYRIAYLKAHIEELKKACDDGCEVLAYCTWSYTDLLSWLNGYQKRYGFVYVDREEDENSGTLNRIPKDSYYWYQKVIASNGEDL, from the coding sequence ATGTATTTTAAAGAAACAAAAGGATTCCCTAAAGATTTTTTATGGGGAAGAGCATCTGCTGCTTATCAAGTTGAAGGTGGCTGGGATGCTGATGGTAAAGGTGTAACTAACTGGGATAAGTTTGTTAGAATTCCTGGGAAAACATTTAAAGAAACAACAGGGGATAAAGCAGTTGATCATTATCATCGTTATAAAGAAGATGTGAAATTAATGGCAGACATGGGTCTGAAAACTTATCGTTTTTCAATTGCTTGGGCAAGAATTTATCCAAATGGTAATGGAGAAATTAATGAAGCGGGGTTACAGTTCTACGATAATTTAATTAATGAATTATTAAAGTATGGAATTGAACCAATGGTGACAGTATATCACTGGGATATGCCACAAGCATTAGAAGAACAATATCACGGTTGGGAAGACCGTCGTATTGTTGATGATTATGTGAACTATGCGACAACATTATTTAAAAGATATGGTGATCGTGTCAAATACTGGATTACAATGAACGAACAAAATATTTTTACATCATTTGGCTGGTTAAAAGGAATGCATCCGCCAGGAAAAGAAAATGATATGAAAACATTCTATCAAGTTAATCATCATGCCAATATGGCACATGCTGGCGCTGTTCTGGCTTTAAAAGAACTTTATCCTGATGCAAAAGTGGGAGCAAGTTTTGCTTATAGTCCATGTTATGCATTTGATAGAAAACCAGAAAATGCTATGGCAAAAGCAGATTATGATGATTTACAAAATTATTGGTGGATGGATATTTATGCTTATGGACGTTATCCAAAGAGTGCCTGGGCATATTTAGAATCTATGGGTGTAACTCCTGATATTCAAGAAGGAGATATGGAGATATTACGTAAAGCAGCATCATTGGTTAATTTCATGGGTGTCAATTATTATCAGACTTGTGTAGCTGAATATAATCCAATTGATGGTGTAGGTATGAGTAATGCAATGAATACAACTGGAAAGAAAGGAACTGCTCAAGTTCAAGGTATACCTGGATTATATAAAAATCCAGCAAATGATTTCTTGCCAACAACAGATTGGGATTGGACTATTGATCCAATGGGACTTAGAATGTGCTGTCGTGATATTACATCACGTTATGCTTTACCTATTGTTATTTCTGAAAATGGATTAGGTGCATTTGATAAAGTGGAAGATGGACAAGTTCATGATCCTTATCGTATTGCTTATTTAAAAGCCCACATTGAAGAATTAAAGAAAGCTTGTGATGATGGATGTGAAGTTTTAGCATATTGTACTTGGTCATATACTGATTTATTAAGTTGGTTAAATGGTTATCAAAAGAGATATGGATTTGTTTATGTTGATAGAGAAGAAGATGAAAACTCAGGAACATTAAACAGAATTCCTAAAGATTCATATTATTGGTATCAAAAAGTCATTGCCAGCAATGGTGAGGATTTATAA
- a CDS encoding PTS sugar transporter subunit IIC — protein sequence MDYFMDKIGEAITPIATKMTSNRYLSAIKEGFFGSTPILIAGSIFLLFTSLPFNGYADFMAGLFGEGWMDFFYLPYQVSFKLMAFFVVVGMARSLAKYYKVDSKLAIALSFVGIFLLTPIIATEEGLKGLPLDNFSAQGLFVCMISTAISVEIYRWCVQKGFTIKMPDSVPSNVSTAFAAVIPAFLIILVFNFMRMAFVATPFGNAQTFIFSILQQPLQSLGGTLPATMLVLLIEAVIWCFGIHGSSIVSSVMNPIWYALSAENLAAFEAGIVLPHIVNYQFISFFVKLGGVGATLSLTLLCLFKSKSDQYKALGKLGIGASLFNINEPIIFGFPIVLNPMMMIPFVLSNVMVGLVTYLSIWGGLVPYINGVNLPYTIPAIISGFMICGWQGAVLQIVLLLMTGFIYYPFFKACDKQAYEEEQEKKKALTVE from the coding sequence ATGGATTATTTTATGGATAAAATTGGTGAAGCCATTACACCAATAGCAACAAAAATGACAAGCAATAGATATTTAAGTGCGATTAAGGAAGGGTTCTTTGGATCGACTCCAATTTTAATTGCAGGTTCAATATTCCTATTGTTTACAAGTTTACCTTTTAATGGGTATGCAGATTTTATGGCAGGTCTTTTTGGGGAAGGGTGGATGGATTTCTTCTATTTACCATATCAAGTGAGTTTTAAACTCATGGCATTCTTTGTTGTTGTAGGAATGGCACGTTCTCTAGCAAAATACTATAAAGTTGATAGTAAATTAGCAATCGCTTTATCCTTTGTAGGAATCTTTCTATTAACACCAATCATCGCAACAGAAGAAGGATTAAAAGGATTACCATTAGATAATTTTAGTGCTCAAGGGTTATTTGTATGTATGATTTCAACTGCTATCTCAGTTGAAATTTATAGATGGTGTGTTCAAAAAGGTTTTACAATTAAAATGCCAGATTCAGTTCCATCAAATGTCTCTACTGCTTTTGCAGCTGTTATACCAGCATTTCTGATTATTCTTGTATTTAATTTTATGCGTATGGCTTTTGTAGCAACACCGTTTGGAAATGCTCAAACTTTTATCTTTTCGATTTTACAGCAACCATTACAATCATTAGGTGGAACATTGCCTGCCACAATGCTTGTATTACTTATTGAAGCAGTTATATGGTGCTTTGGTATTCATGGTTCAAGTATTGTTTCATCAGTGATGAATCCTATTTGGTATGCTTTATCAGCTGAAAATTTAGCAGCATTTGAGGCTGGGATTGTCCTACCACATATTGTTAATTATCAATTTATATCATTTTTTGTAAAGTTGGGTGGTGTTGGTGCCACACTCAGTTTAACATTATTATGTTTATTTAAGTCAAAATCAGATCAATATAAAGCTTTAGGAAAATTAGGTATTGGAGCTTCTTTATTTAATATTAATGAACCAATTATTTTTGGATTTCCAATTGTCTTGAATCCAATGATGATGATACCTTTTGTTTTATCAAATGTGATGGTAGGACTTGTGACCTATTTATCAATTTGGGGTGGTTTAGTTCCTTATATTAATGGTGTGAATTTACCATATACAATTCCAGCTATTATTTCAGGATTTATGATTTGTGGTTGGCAAGGAGCAGTTTTACAAATTGTTTTATTATTAATGACTGGTTTTATTTATTATCCATTCTTTAAGGCTTGTGATAAACAAGCATATGAAGAAGAACAAGAAAAGAAAAAAGCATTAACTGTAGAATAG
- a CDS encoding MurR/RpiR family transcriptional regulator, with product MLIIEKLNLKEKMSEGEESIADFVLTLGKELHKYSTRNIAEATYTSAPTVIRLCKKLGFKGFEDFKEQFLKEIEYLDQQYGKVDVNFPFDAKDTMMRAAHKISHLYEETIHDSMSLLHHDDLQKALNLMKYSHSIHVFSYGTALNLAESFKEKMLKIGKNVIISNNLNYQLYEVTCIPKGDLAIIISYSGETVNIIKLAEICQKRGIPIIAVTSFGENTLSQLSSVQLTMSTKESLYHNIGDFSTHLSTHFILDILYAVYFLSNYDENYHNRIQKSGDLESLRSSTNPIISSGEE from the coding sequence ATGTTAATTATAGAAAAATTAAATCTGAAAGAAAAAATGAGTGAGGGTGAAGAAAGTATTGCTGATTTTGTGCTGACTTTAGGTAAGGAGTTGCATAAATACTCAACGCGAAATATAGCAGAAGCAACATATACTTCTGCACCAACAGTGATACGTTTGTGTAAAAAATTAGGTTTTAAAGGTTTTGAAGATTTTAAAGAACAATTTTTAAAAGAAATAGAATATTTAGATCAGCAATATGGAAAAGTTGATGTTAATTTTCCTTTTGATGCTAAGGATACAATGATGAGAGCAGCCCATAAAATTTCTCATCTTTATGAAGAAACAATTCATGATAGTATGTCATTATTGCATCATGATGATTTACAAAAAGCTTTAAATTTAATGAAATATTCTCATTCTATCCATGTATTTTCTTATGGAACGGCTTTGAATTTAGCTGAATCATTTAAGGAGAAGATGTTAAAAATAGGGAAAAATGTGATTATATCTAATAATTTAAATTATCAGCTCTATGAAGTGACATGTATTCCTAAAGGGGATCTTGCGATTATTATTTCTTATTCTGGAGAAACGGTGAATATAATTAAATTAGCAGAGATTTGTCAAAAAAGAGGTATTCCGATTATTGCAGTTACATCATTTGGTGAAAATACATTGTCACAATTGTCATCTGTGCAATTAACAATGTCAACTAAAGAAAGCCTTTATCATAATATTGGTGATTTTAGTACTCATCTTTCCACACATTTTATTTTAGATATTTTATATGCTGTTTATTTTTTATCAAATTATGATGAAAATTATCATAATCGTATTCAAAAGTCAGGTGATTTAGAATCATTACGTAGTTCAACAAATCCAATTATTAGTAGTGGTGAAGAGTGA
- a CDS encoding 6-phospho-beta-glucosidase, with translation MKIRDDFLWGGATAANQYEGAYLEDGKGLSIADVEMGSVHGVPRTVHDSVHEDCYYPSHEAIDFYHRYKEDIALYAKMGFKCFRLSINWPRIFPNGDDEIPNEAGLKFYDDVFDELLKNGIQPVVTLSHYETPLHLVQKYGSWRNRKLIDFFEKYCEVVMKRYHHKVKYWMTFNEINETMNQKEPYHQAGIQYQKGENPADVKILVSHNMMLASAKAVMLAHSIDKNIKVGCMFQYPTTYPKTCHPNDVMAQRYHMMPNFYYGDVMCRGYYSNTCTAQMKRINGHLEMLPGDQDILMAGKVDYIAFSYYFSSIASSPDGKQLIVGRDNSYLKKNDWDWPIDPMGLRIALNELYDRYQIPLFVVENGLGAIDYIEADGTIQDDYRIEYLAKHIDALRDAIELDDVDVIGYTCWGPIDIISVGTGEMRKRYGFIYVDKDDEGKGTLERKVKKSFQWYKKVIASNGYDTSF, from the coding sequence ATGAAAATAAGAGATGATTTTTTATGGGGAGGGGCGACTGCTGCAAATCAGTATGAAGGAGCCTATCTTGAAGATGGGAAAGGATTAAGTATTGCTGATGTGGAAATGGGATCAGTTCATGGTGTTCCTAGAACAGTTCATGATAGTGTTCATGAAGATTGTTATTATCCAAGTCATGAAGCTATTGATTTTTATCATCGGTATAAAGAGGATATTGCGTTGTATGCTAAGATGGGATTTAAATGTTTTAGACTTTCTATCAATTGGCCAAGAATCTTTCCAAATGGTGATGATGAAATACCTAATGAAGCAGGATTAAAATTTTATGATGATGTTTTTGATGAGTTATTGAAGAATGGTATTCAACCAGTTGTGACATTATCACATTATGAAACACCACTTCATCTTGTTCAAAAGTATGGATCATGGCGTAATCGAAAACTGATTGATTTTTTTGAAAAATATTGTGAAGTTGTTATGAAAAGATATCATCATAAAGTGAAGTATTGGATGACATTTAATGAGATTAATGAAACAATGAATCAAAAAGAACCCTATCATCAAGCTGGTATTCAATACCAAAAAGGTGAAAATCCTGCTGATGTGAAAATATTGGTTTCTCACAATATGATGTTAGCAAGTGCCAAAGCAGTTATGCTTGCTCATTCAATTGATAAAAATATAAAGGTTGGATGCATGTTCCAATATCCAACGACTTATCCAAAAACATGTCATCCTAATGATGTCATGGCTCAAAGATATCATATGATGCCAAATTTCTATTATGGAGATGTGATGTGCAGAGGATATTATTCCAATACTTGTACAGCTCAGATGAAAAGAATAAATGGTCATTTAGAAATGTTGCCAGGTGATCAAGATATACTGATGGCAGGAAAAGTAGACTATATTGCTTTTAGTTATTATTTTTCATCAATTGCATCAAGTCCTGATGGAAAACAGTTAATTGTTGGAAGAGATAACAGTTATTTAAAAAAGAATGATTGGGATTGGCCAATAGATCCAATGGGTTTAAGAATTGCTTTAAATGAATTATATGATCGATATCAAATTCCACTATTTGTTGTAGAAAATGGTTTAGGAGCAATTGATTATATTGAAGCAGATGGAACAATTCAGGATGATTATAGAATTGAGTACTTAGCTAAGCATATTGATGCATTAAGAGATGCAATAGAACTAGATGATGTTGATGTTATTGGATATACATGTTGGGGACCTATTGATATTATTTCGGTAGGAACAGGAGAAATGCGTAAACGTTATGGATTTATTTATGTAGATAAAGATGATGAAGGGAAAGGGACATTAGAACGTAAAGTCAAAAAATCATTTCAATGGTATAAAAAAGTGATTGCGTCTAATGGATATGATACATCCTTTTAA
- the thrC gene encoding threonine synthase gives MKEKMYLSTRGNQEPLDFYQAILQGIGSDGGLLVPAFEIDKKDLQALKDLNYVDMATEIISTFTPDDVKEDIRELCRNAYGSGLFPETVVPVKKAGDLYVAELFQGPTAAFKDMALSLLPYFMTFSLKQKGEEREVMILAATSGDTGKAALEGFKDVKGTCIKVFYPIDGVSPIQKQQMITQTGQNVDIIGIRGNFDDAQTAVKKAFNSQELKDLCDQHHVFLSSANSINIGRLIPQIVYYFYSYLTLVNEKEIELGDEINFTIPSGNFGNCLAGYIAKNMGLPIKKFIIASNKNNILTDFFKTGQYDANREFYKTNAPAMDILVSSNLERLVYFLCQDASKVKTYMDQLNETGIYKVDDDIFAKVQENFAAGWLNEDDVLKTIGNCYKETGYLLDTHTAVGYGVYKQYLKDTDDQTKNIILATASPYKFPGSVYQAVTGETLDEYEAIDALNQTTEVPVPTPLQGMKDKEILHKKVIDKETIIDFIGDQIKEL, from the coding sequence GTGAAAGAAAAAATGTATTTAAGTACAAGAGGAAATCAAGAACCATTAGATTTTTATCAGGCTATTTTACAGGGTATTGGTAGTGATGGAGGATTATTGGTTCCGGCTTTTGAAATTGATAAAAAAGATCTTCAAGCATTAAAAGATTTAAATTATGTTGATATGGCGACTGAAATTATTTCTACTTTTACACCAGATGATGTAAAAGAAGATATTCGTGAATTGTGTCGCAATGCATATGGTAGTGGTTTGTTTCCTGAAACAGTTGTTCCTGTAAAAAAAGCAGGAGATTTATACGTGGCTGAATTATTTCAAGGTCCAACAGCAGCATTTAAAGATATGGCTTTGTCATTATTACCATATTTTATGACTTTCTCTTTAAAACAAAAAGGTGAAGAAAGAGAAGTCATGATTTTAGCAGCAACTTCTGGTGATACTGGAAAAGCAGCTTTAGAAGGTTTTAAGGATGTTAAAGGAACTTGTATTAAAGTTTTTTATCCAATTGATGGCGTTTCACCTATTCAAAAACAACAAATGATTACACAAACTGGACAGAATGTTGATATTATTGGAATTAGAGGGAATTTTGATGATGCTCAAACAGCTGTTAAAAAAGCCTTTAATTCTCAAGAATTAAAAGACTTATGTGATCAGCATCATGTTTTTCTTTCATCTGCAAACTCAATTAATATTGGGAGATTGATTCCACAAATTGTTTATTATTTTTATTCATATTTAACTTTAGTAAATGAAAAAGAAATTGAATTAGGGGATGAAATTAATTTCACAATTCCTAGTGGTAACTTTGGAAACTGCTTAGCAGGTTATATTGCTAAAAATATGGGACTACCAATTAAAAAGTTTATTATTGCATCTAATAAAAATAATATTTTAACTGATTTCTTTAAAACTGGACAATATGATGCCAATAGAGAATTTTATAAAACAAATGCGCCAGCTATGGATATTTTGGTTTCAAGTAACTTAGAAAGATTGGTTTACTTTTTATGTCAAGATGCATCAAAGGTGAAAACTTATATGGACCAATTAAATGAAACAGGTATTTATAAAGTTGATGATGATATTTTTGCTAAAGTTCAAGAAAACTTTGCAGCTGGATGGTTAAATGAAGATGATGTATTAAAAACGATTGGAAATTGTTATAAAGAAACAGGATATTTATTAGATACACACACAGCAGTTGGTTATGGTGTTTATAAACAATATCTTAAAGATACAGATGATCAAACAAAAAATATTATATTAGCAACGGCTTCACCATATAAGTTCCCAGGTTCTGTATATCAGGCTGTTACAGGTGAAACTTTAGATGAGTATGAAGCTATTGATGCCTTAAATCAAACAACAGAAGTTCCTGTTCCTACACCTTTACAAGGTATGAAAGATAAGGAAATTTTACACAAAAAAGTTATCGATAAAGAAACAATTATTGACTTTATTGGTGATCAAATTAAGGAGTTATAA
- a CDS encoding alpha/beta hydrolase codes for MKKKIAIGGAVASTLTASTLTAGVAVANQFAKKMLYREHLSKEDQGDWYEKLGAQKVKIKNHKGLFLQAYLIEKPQATHTIICLHALLESAYSLQSTVQYLESIFENENILMIDANAHGLSDGYIRGFGYRDVFDLMYFNTYVLQKYGENHHIIMYGKGMGANTILNTSGLGKLKNVDLIISEGAYDNVYNYLAARCQKDMKIAKLLCGPMIRKVIKNELKTDIKKMDTVQLVKKNIIPTVYIHSKNDPDVPFSMVFPLYNHDSSNKLLFPIKEEHLYDLKDKDDSYSLSLIEFMNENI; via the coding sequence ATGAAAAAGAAAATAGCCATTGGTGGAGCAGTTGCTTCAACATTAACAGCTTCAACATTAACTGCAGGAGTTGCAGTTGCTAATCAATTTGCAAAAAAAATGTTATATCGTGAACATTTAAGTAAAGAAGATCAGGGTGACTGGTATGAAAAACTAGGAGCTCAAAAAGTGAAAATCAAGAATCATAAGGGTTTGTTTTTACAGGCTTATTTAATTGAAAAACCTCAAGCAACACATACGATTATTTGCTTACATGCTTTACTTGAATCAGCATATTCTTTGCAAAGTACAGTTCAATATTTAGAAAGTATTTTTGAAAATGAAAATATTTTAATGATTGATGCAAATGCTCATGGATTAAGTGATGGATATATTAGAGGTTTTGGATATCGTGATGTTTTTGATTTGATGTATTTTAATACTTATGTATTGCAAAAGTATGGTGAAAATCATCATATCATTATGTATGGAAAAGGAATGGGAGCCAATACAATTTTAAATACATCTGGACTAGGTAAACTAAAAAATGTTGATTTGATTATCAGTGAAGGAGCCTATGATAATGTTTATAATTATTTGGCTGCACGTTGTCAAAAAGATATGAAAATAGCAAAATTACTTTGTGGTCCGATGATTAGAAAGGTTATTAAAAATGAATTAAAAACTGATATTAAAAAAATGGATACTGTTCAATTGGTGAAGAAGAATATAATTCCAACTGTTTATATTCATTCTAAAAATGATCCAGATGTTCCTTTCTCAATGGTTTTCCCATTATATAATCATGATTCATCAAATAAACTGTTATTTCCAATTAAAGAAGAACATTTATATGATTTAAAAGATAAAGATGATTCTTATTCATTATCTCTGATTGAGTTTATGAATGAAAATATATAA
- the thrB gene encoding homoserine kinase: MKVKVKVPATSANLGPGFDVAGLAVTLYNTFTFELLDDGLEITGCPEQFCNADNMTYQAFVEGAKSCGLSFQGLRIECSGDVPYTRGLGSSSTCIVAGIVGAYAFMDRYDERQEILELATKIEGHPDNVAPAIFGGLTVSVMSDGVTTLNIPVKHDYRFVAMIPPFTLSTEKSRSVLPQELSRADAIANVSHLALMVASLINGYDDGLKLGFKDRLHQPYRGPLIQGFDDIMNILEKDERVLGAYLSGAGPTIMAVIDATDTKGVVRIKEELGDLLKDWQVEKLELDMRGYTCDYE; encoded by the coding sequence ATGAAGGTCAAAGTCAAAGTTCCGGCCACAAGTGCGAACTTAGGTCCTGGATTTGATGTCGCTGGGTTAGCAGTCACATTATATAATACATTTACTTTTGAACTTTTAGATGATGGCTTAGAAATTACTGGCTGTCCAGAACAATTCTGTAATGCTGATAATATGACTTATCAAGCCTTTGTCGAAGGGGCGAAAAGTTGTGGTTTATCATTTCAAGGTCTACGCATTGAATGTAGTGGCGACGTTCCTTACACAAGAGGTTTAGGAAGCTCTTCAACATGTATTGTTGCAGGGATTGTAGGTGCTTATGCATTTATGGATCGCTATGATGAACGTCAGGAAATTCTTGAATTAGCAACTAAAATTGAAGGGCATCCTGATAACGTTGCACCTGCAATATTTGGTGGTTTGACAGTTTCAGTCATGAGTGATGGTGTAACAACATTAAATATTCCTGTGAAACATGATTATCGCTTTGTTGCAATGATTCCACCATTTACACTATCAACAGAAAAATCTCGTTCTGTTTTACCTCAAGAATTATCAAGAGCTGATGCGATTGCCAATGTTTCTCATTTGGCATTAATGGTTGCCTCACTTATTAATGGATATGATGATGGATTAAAACTAGGTTTTAAAGATCGTCTTCATCAACCATATCGTGGCCCTTTGATTCAGGGATTTGATGATATTATGAATATTCTTGAAAAAGATGAAAGAGTCTTAGGAGCTTATTTATCAGGTGCAGGCCCAACAATTATGGCTGTTATTGATGCAACAGATACAAAAGGTGTTGTCAGAATTAAAGAAGAACTTGGAGATTTATTAAAAGATTGGCAAGTTGAAAAACTTGAATTAGATATGCGTGGATACACATGTGATTATGAATAG
- a CDS encoding histidinol-phosphatase, which yields MKNYHTHTKRCYHAIDNEEEYIKAAIQSGYTELGFSDHTPWHYDSSFHSTMRMEEDKLDGYIQTLLTLKEKYKNQISIKIGLECEYFEKYIPWLKQILNDYPIDYIILGNHYDETDETGIYFGRPLTKQQLTKYVNSCIKGIETGIYSYLAHPDLAYFDTDDEFYKQEMRRLCCCAKEHDLPLEFNLLGYKTHRQYPNETFLRIAKEVGNKIIIGTDAHESSALLDMQTYQYAKQYIENLGLELTEEIRFLR from the coding sequence ATGAAGAATTATCATACACATACAAAACGTTGTTATCATGCTATAGATAATGAAGAGGAATACATTAAAGCGGCAATCCAATCAGGATATACTGAATTAGGGTTTAGTGATCATACACCTTGGCATTATGATTCATCTTTTCATTCGACAATGCGAATGGAAGAAGATAAGTTAGATGGATACATTCAGACGTTATTAACATTAAAAGAAAAATATAAGAATCAAATTTCTATTAAAATTGGTTTAGAGTGTGAGTATTTTGAAAAATATATACCTTGGTTAAAGCAAATTTTAAATGATTATCCAATTGATTATATTATTTTAGGAAATCACTATGATGAAACTGATGAAACAGGAATTTATTTTGGTCGTCCACTTACAAAACAACAATTAACAAAGTATGTTAATAGTTGTATAAAAGGAATAGAAACAGGAATATATAGTTATTTGGCTCATCCTGATTTGGCATATTTTGATACAGATGATGAATTTTATAAGCAGGAGATGCGACGTTTATGTTGTTGTGCAAAAGAACATGATTTACCTCTAGAATTTAATTTATTAGGTTATAAGACCCATCGTCAATATCCAAACGAAACTTTCTTGAGAATTGCAAAAGAAGTAGGAAATAAAATCATTATTGGAACTGATGCTCATGAAAGTTCAGCTCTTTTAGATATGCAAACTTATCAGTATGCAAAACAATATATTGAAAACTTAGGTTTAGAATTAACTGAAGAAATTCGTTTTTTAAGATAG